From the genome of Vicia villosa cultivar HV-30 ecotype Madison, WI linkage group LG2, Vvil1.0, whole genome shotgun sequence, one region includes:
- the LOC131648632 gene encoding uncharacterized protein LOC131648632, with protein sequence MASNVTATREATRRTHTYSFHREGLVQLGQLGGLITGHNKTVFTENYGNILTLLDSHVDEWGLSTLLQFYDPDLRCFTFSGYQLAPTLEEYSHFLNIKIQHKVPFVCVPEKPDLNNIANALYLSIEDVLGNWKKNGSTQGFYMSFLVEKAQELANKKLWEAFNALLAVLIYGIVMFPNIHKFVDLAAICLFVEKNPVPTLLADTYYSVHSRYGKGGAIRNCLPLLYTWFKSHLPTSGPFITSTQKWPQRIMGLTGNDIVWCPTGMDVEKGTDLKGLEKVMRAWNDIHTSDQISLGGKNAVAKQAYTDWVENRVKDRLLPFPKVNPLYEQPPKIPIATVPAENRIQVDMECTQLHEKKSDAQPKHCLVDQKRVELTHEAKMLKGGSSRVQKRARTEKG encoded by the exons ATGGCTAGCAACGTGACCGCTACCAGAGAAGCTACAAGGCGTACTCACACTTACAGTTTCCATCGCGAAGGTTTGGTTCAGTTGGGGCAATTGGGTGGATTGATCACTGGTCATAATAAAACTGTGTTCACTGAGAATTATGGAAACATCTTGACTCTTTTGGACTCACACGTCGACGAATGGGGTTTGTCTACTCTTCTCCAGTTCTACGATCCTGACTTGCGTTGTTTCACCTTCTCAGGCTATCAGTTGGCTCCCACTCTCGAGGAGTACTCTCACTTTCTcaatatcaagattcaacacaaggTTCCTTTCGTGTGTGTCCCAGAGAAACCTGATTTGAACAacattgccaacgctctttatttgagcatagaaGACGTTCTTGggaattggaagaagaatggtaGCACTCAGGGTTTCTATATGAGTTTCTTGGTTGAGAAGGCCCAAGAATTGGCCAACAAAAAGTTGTGGGAAGCTTTCAACGCCCTTCTGGCCGTTTTGATTTATGGGATCGTGATGTTCcctaacattcacaagttcgttgatctGGCTGCTATATGTCTTTTTGTGGAGAAGAATCCGGTCCCTACTTTGCTAGCCGATACGTACTATTCTGTTCACTCTCGATATGGGAAAGGAGGAGCCATAAGAAATTGTTTGCCGTTGTTATACACCTGGTTTAAGTCCCACCTACCTACAAGTGGTCCTTTCATTACTTCTACccagaaatggcctcaaaggatcatggggcttaccgGAAATGACATTGTCTGGTGTCCTACTGGGATGGACGTAGAGAAG GGAACCGATCTAAAAGGTTTAGAAAAAGTGATGAGGGCCTGGAATGACATCCATACAAGTGATCAGATTTCTCTAGGTGGAAAGAATGCCGTTGCCAAACAAGCCTACACGGATTGGGTTGAAAATAGAGTTAAAGATcgcctgttgcctttcccgaaggttaacccATTGTACGAGCAACCACCTAAGATTCCAATTGCCACTGTACCTGCTGAGAATCGTATCCAGGTAGATATGGAATGCACCCAATTGCACGAAAAGAAGTCAGATGCGCAACCGAAACATTGTCTTGTGGACCAGAAAAGAGTTGAGTTGACACACGAAGCCAAAATGCTGAagggaggatcttccagagttcaaaagagggctagaacGGAAAAAG